In Triticum aestivum cultivar Chinese Spring chromosome 5B, IWGSC CS RefSeq v2.1, whole genome shotgun sequence, the following proteins share a genomic window:
- the LOC123111232 gene encoding BTB/POZ domain and ankyrin repeat-containing protein NH5.2 — MSSEDSLKSLSLDYLNLLINGQAFSDVAFSVEGRLVHAHRCVLAARSLFFRKLFCGLDPSHQPPPPPLNWPNAGGGSGGGGGGGSRGGSGGAPATPELVIPVSSIRYEVLVLVLQFLYSGQASVAAPKSGPLPGCGARGCWHTRCGAAVDLALDTLAAARSFGVEQLALLVQKQLESMVKEASVDDVMKVLMASRKFEMQELWATCSHLVARSGLSADLLAKHLPIDVVAKIEEIRAKSPLAGGGASAPRSPFLTHHYLPINNGPSSAADRDHKIRRMRRALDAADIELVKLMVMGEGLDLDDALAVHYAVQHCNRDVVKALLELGAADVNSRAGPTGKTPLHLAAEMVSPDMVSVLLDHHADPNARTLDGVTPLDVLRGLTSEFLFKGAVPGLTHIEPNKLRLCLELVQSAVMVTTRDDGGGGDGGGAGGSDGGNFGRGDADDSLVSLTMNSTLMYQGQEMAAPPVAGEARNKGANNGRASPSNLYFPNGFP, encoded by the exons ATGAGCTCCGAGGACTCGCTCAAGTCGCTGTCGCTCGACTACCTCAACCTGCTCATCAACGGCCAGGCGTTCAGCGACGTGGCCTTCAGCGTGGAGGGCCGCCTCGTGCACGCGCACCGCTGCGTGCTCGCCGCGCGAAGCCTCTTCTTCAGGAAGCTCTTCTGCGGCCTCGACCCGAGCCACCAGCCCCCGCCACCGCCTCTCAACTGGCCAAACGCGggaggcggcagcggtggcggtggcggtggcggctcaCGTGGGGGCAGCGGGGGTGCCCCTGCCACGCCCGAGCTGGTCATCCCCGTCAGCTCGATCCGGTACGAGGTGCTGGTGCTGGTGTTGCAGTTCCTCTACAGCGGCCAGGCGTCGGTGGCGGCGCCCAAGAGCGGGCCGCTACCCGGCTGCGGCGCCAGGGGATGCTGGCACACCCGCTGCGGCGCCGCCGTCGACCTAGCCCTCgacaccctcgccgccgcccgctcctTTGGCGTCGAGCAGCTCGCCTTGCTGGTCCAG AAGCAATTGGAGAgcatggtgaaggaggcgtccgtggATGACGTGATGAAGGTACTCATGGCGTCGCGCAAGTTCGAGATGCAGGAGCTCTGGGCCACCTGCTCCCACCTCGTCGCACGCTCGGGCCTCTCGGCCGATCTCCTCGCCAAGCACCTCCCCATCGACGTCGTCGCCAAGATCGAGGAGATTCGCGCAAAGTCGCCACTCGCCGGAGGCGGCGCCTCCGCGCCGCGCTCGCCGTTCCTCACTCACCACTATCTGCCCATCAACAACGGGCCGTCTTCCGCCGCCGACCGCGACCACAAGATCCGGCGCATGCGTCGTGCCCTCGACGCGGCCGACATCGAGCTCGTCAAGCTCATGGTCATGGGCGAAGGCCTGGACCTCGATGACGCGCTCGCCGTGCACTACGCCGTGCAGCACTGCAACCGCGACGTCGTCAAGGCGCTCCTGGAGCTCGGAGCTGCCGACGTCAACTCCCGCGCTGGCCCGACGGGGAAGACCCCGCTGCACCTGGCCGCCGAGATGGTGTCCCCGGATATGGTATCCGTGCTCCTCGACCACCACGCCGACCCCAACGCCAGGACGCTGGATGGTGTCACGCCGCTGGACGTGCTCCGGGGCCTCACCTCGGAGTTCCTCTTCAAGGGCGCCGTGCCAGGGCTCACTCACATCGAGCCCAACAAGCTGAGGCTGTGCCTTGAACTCGTGCAGTCAGCGGTCATGGTAACCACGCGTGACGACGGCGGgggaggcgatggcggcggcgccggGGGAAGCGACGGCGGAAATTTCGGCCGGGGCGACGCGGACGACAGCCTGGTGAGCCTGACCATGAATTCCACGCTCATGTACCAGGGCCAGGAGATGGCGGCGCCGCCGGTGGCCGGCGAGGCGAGGAACAAAGGGGCCAACAACGGCCGCGCGAGCCCCTCCAACTTGTACTTCCCCAATGGCTTCCCATGA